A section of the Mergibacter septicus genome encodes:
- a CDS encoding amidohydrolase family protein, with protein sequence MNHIRTFKSYIRDQIIKQGGWVNAHAHADRAFTMTPEKIHIYHNSNLQQKWDLVDEIKRNSSIDDYYARFSQAIELMISQGVTAFGTFVDIDPICRDRAILAAHKAREVYKNDIELKFANQTLKGVIDPIAKQWFDIGAEMVDIIGGLPYRDEVDHGKGLEAMDILMDKAKSLGKMLHVHVDQFNTPQEKETEQLCDKTIEHQMEGKVVAIHGISIGAHSKQYRYNLYKKMRKAKMMMIACPMAWIDSERKEELMPFHNALTPVDEMIPEGITVAIGTDNICDYMVPLCEGDMWQELSLLSAGCRFPHLETMVDIASHNGRKVLGLEKY encoded by the coding sequence TTAAATCCTATATTCGTGATCAAATTATCAAACAAGGGGGATGGGTAAATGCACACGCTCATGCAGATCGTGCATTCACTATGACCCCAGAGAAAATTCATATCTACCACAATAGCAACTTACAGCAAAAATGGGATTTAGTGGATGAAATTAAACGCAATTCAAGTATTGATGATTATTATGCTCGCTTTAGTCAAGCAATAGAACTTATGATTTCACAAGGGGTAACAGCCTTTGGTACCTTTGTTGATATTGATCCAATTTGTCGAGATCGAGCTATTCTTGCCGCACATAAAGCCCGTGAAGTATATAAAAATGATATTGAACTTAAATTTGCCAACCAAACCTTAAAAGGTGTTATTGATCCTATTGCAAAACAATGGTTTGACATAGGTGCAGAAATGGTGGATATCATCGGTGGTTTACCATATCGAGATGAAGTTGATCACGGTAAAGGATTAGAAGCGATGGATATTTTAATGGATAAAGCAAAATCCTTAGGAAAAATGCTACATGTTCATGTTGATCAATTTAATACACCGCAAGAAAAAGAAACGGAACAACTTTGCGATAAAACCATTGAACATCAAATGGAAGGAAAAGTAGTCGCTATCCATGGAATTTCGATTGGGGCTCATTCAAAACAATACCGTTACAATCTATATAAAAAAATGAGAAAAGCCAAAATGATGATGATTGCATGCCCTATGGCATGGATCGATAGTGAACGTAAAGAAGAACTAATGCCATTCCATAACGCATTAACACCTGTCGATGAAATGATTCCAGAAGGAATTACTGTGGCTATCGGTACTGATAATATCTGTGATTATATGGTACCGCTATGCGAGGGAGATATGTGGCAAGAATTAAGCCTTCTTTCAGCTGGCTGTCGTTTCCCACACTTAGAAACGATGGTTGATATTGCAAGTCATAATGGCAGAAAAGTTTTAGGATTAGAAAAATATTAA